A region of the Centropristis striata isolate RG_2023a ecotype Rhode Island chromosome 20, C.striata_1.0, whole genome shotgun sequence genome:
ataagtgtGCAGTATGTGTAGAATAGGTGTGCAGTATGCGTACAATAAGTGTGCAGTATGTGTACAACAAGCGTGCAGTATGCGTACAATAAGCGTGCAGTATGTGTACAAGCGTGCAGTATGCGTACAATAAGCGTGCAGTATGTCTACAATAAGCaagcagtatgtgtacaataagcgTGCAGTATGTGCACAAAAAGCGTGCAGTATGTGTACAAGCGTGCAGTATGCGTACAATAAGCGTGCAGTATGTCTACAATAAGCAAGCATTATGTCTACAATAAGTgtgcagtatgtgtacaataagcgTGCAGTATGCGTACAATAAGCGTGCAGTATGTGTACAAGCGTGCAGTATGCGTACAATAAGCGTGCAGTATGTCTACAATAAGCAAGCATTATGTCTACAATAAGCGTGCAGTATGCGTACAATAAGCGTGCAGTATGCGTACAATAAGCGTGCAGTATGTCTACAATAAGCgtgcagtatgtgtacaataagcaagcagtatgtgtacaataacgtgcagtatgtgtacagtatgtgtacaataagcgTGCAGTATGTGTATAAATAAGCgtgcagtatgtgtacaataagcaagcagtatgtgtacaataacgtgcagtatgtgtacagtatgtgtacaataagcgTGCAGTATGTGCACAATAAGCGTGCAGTCTGTGTACAATAGGTGGCAGCAGTATTTTTAAGCCTCTGGCGTATTCAGATTGCAGGTGAAACGTCACAGTCTGAAAGGGGCAACAGTTTACCAAGTTgacttcaaatgtcttgttttgtccgaGCAACAGTCCAGATATCAATCACAGCCTTTGAATTTTCCCATCAAACCCATCCAGAGTCCTTTACAGCTTTTCTTATATTGTAAGacctttttaaagaaattagcCCAGAGGCCATTAAAGGCAACTGAGAAAGTCTGGGGAGTCTCAGTATTTAAGTTATGTTGCAATCTGTTCCTACAATAGGAATATAAAGTGATGAATACATGTGAATTTGTTCAAATAATACCTTTAAATTTCACAATAATTACAGCAACCATTTCAGCTCTCAGAGTATCTATGATTAAAAACATCTGATAAACCTATAACAAAATCAGCTTTAAGAAATATTATCTAGAAcatgactgactaaatgtttcgcCTGTGTTATTTACCTCCAACTCAGTGTGAAAATCACTAGTTTATACAAAAGGGAACAGCacataaacagattttcaggATAAGCTCCAAGGTTTTTTTCGAAGCTAGGATGAATATCTGTCCTTGACACTGTTGGTGTGCGgaagcaaaacattttaaaacattgatGAAGTATTAATTTAATAACATGCAATTTCATGATGATTAATTgttccacccacacacacttacCGGTCCTTGATTTCAAACCGCTCATGCAGCCACCTGCGGAAAAACAGTGGCTCTGAAGGAATTTCCTTTATGTCCACGCGGTCAAAGTGTATGTGGACTCGGGGACATTCTTTGCACAGGAATTctgtcaaacacaaaaaaataaagaggctaaacaaaaacaggaaaagccTTTCAGCAAAACGGCACGTAGAGTGAGCACTTAAAACCAACATGAGGTGACAATGACAGAGTGTTGGCCAAACTCAGTTAGATGACTGATTCTCAGAGTGAGACAGCATCAGATCAATACCCAGACCTCATAATGAAATCAAAAGGAGTCTAAATCAAGTCAAGTCCAATTTAATATCTGAAATAATACTGAATTTTCAGTTGCAActgcatatacatttttttatacaatGAGATAAAAGCCTTCTCGTTTCTGCATCTCATTATAAATGtttctaaaataaatgtttcaaatattcagtgtgaggttaaaattaaactgtcagaGCAACgagcaaagaaagaaaagtgtcTGAGAAGGTCAGACATAAAAATGTAACCAAGTGTGAACGCTCAAGGCTACACATGTATCCCCAGAGACCTTGAAGTTCCTGTTTCCACAACACGCAATATTATCAGGAAACCTGGCTCTGCGGCCAAAAGAGGAAACTTGATCGAAGTCAGTGGCGAAAGATTGCTTCAGTGGCGGAGAGAGCGACTCAATAAGCTGCTGCACAGATTTAAAAATCGACCTTCAGACACAATTTGTGCCACTTTAACCTTTTTTCATTGAGTTGTCAGTGCTGATTATAGTGGACCGAGGCTCAGCAGGATAGATACACACGATTGATTTTTTTACAAGAACACACATGAAGAAGCCAAAGAAGGGACTACGATCTGAGCCTCAATTGCAGGTCATGTTTGTTCGAGCAGACCAATGTtccaaaacacactttaaaaacaacgtCCTGGCATAAAGGACGGAAATCAGCTCTTTGCTCTGGAGCCACAAACATTATCACCTGACCTAAATCCTTTTGATAAACTCTagtaaaagatgaaaataatatcTTGAGTCGTCTGCAAACAAAGAGGAGATCAAACTGCTAGTAAACAGGTTCAGGGAGCTCATTCATTCAGAGAACATGTAAGCACATAACAGGAAGAAAACATCGCCGCTGAGCTGCAGACCTTTACTCATAACAATCGCCTCAATCGGGTTTTGTTGCTGTGCAGCATAATTTGCtccatttattattttgaacTTGTCTGACCATTCATGCAAAGCAACAAAATAGAGTAGGAGCACTGCATTATCTTGTTATTAGaatttaaactgtgttttacCTCCACCATGGAGGTCATGTTTCGGCTTGTCGGTCAGCAGGATTACAAGAAAACTACTGgtccaattttcatgaaacttggtgtgTAACATGGAATCACggggcagatacacaaattattttcccGTTAGCACTGCAAGATAAGGTATTTGTGCTACGGTCATGCGATGTCGGAATAATCAGAAACATAACTTGAATTAGGAAAAAGTCATGTGAATGCCTCCACATGTTGGAACAACAACACAGGCATGCATTTAATGGCTCACTTGATCCGTTTCCTTTTGCTTTTCAATGTCacacaaatactggaaacaacTATAAACATGTTGTTTAAATGCTCTGAACAATAAAACACTTCACAGTACAAGTTGTTTTTCACATTACGACTTAAAGctaataaacacaataatcCAGGAATTACAAATGGGATCCGAGGAGCTCATGAATGCACCTTTGGCCCGTCAGAGGTCTGCGATGTCTATGTGCTATTCTAGTTTTTCACAAACCTATTCAGTTACAGGCCAAATCAGTAGTTTAAACATactgtttttacagaaatatgtgCACTTTATGTTGTGTCCTTTCCTAATGATTAGCTGGCTATTGATTGTTAACATGTTCAATAATCAATTAAGTATTTTGCTTGAAATCAATCCTCATTTTCTATGATGACTTACAGCGAGAGATTAAATATATTCGAAGGCATTATATCAGCAAACGGAGATAAATTGTAATCTGTACTCGGACCCGTACTCCAACATCGTTCCATCACAGTAAGTTGAAATGATTTAAACTGTTCGTACTGATGATAAACATTCATCAGAAATGAGTTTGGACTCAGTGTGAAGCCAGCCTCGAGTCACTTCCACTTCCTTGTGTAATCACAAAAGTCACCTTCGCCACATGGGACCAGGAAGTGCGTGATGATGAGAGGAATGCTTTTCTATTCTCTCCGCTGTTTGCTAGAAACACATGAATGTTTATTCCTGACTGAAACgggatgttgttttatattatcATTCAAACGGAGCTCGTCGCACAACCGGGAAGAGCGAGTAATCAAAAACTCCAGAGTCATGCTGTTTACAGGAAGACGCGGCTGTTAATAGgtaatgtttgttgtgtgattAATTACAGAGGTGCTGTACACAATGTTGCAGGACTGATGACGCAGCGCCTGTGTGTCTATGGATACACTGATCCACAGAAGATAGAGGCAGCTGCTGTTCACTCATAGTCTAACAGCTTTTATATCCGGTGTTGAAATGCTGCTTTTTATCTCTATGATGCAAATCAACAAACAACATCTCCTGCATCAATATCTGGTATTTCCATCAGTTATTAAAAATTTTAATCAGGTCCATGGACCTTTGCATTCACACGCGGTATTGATGAGTGTTCTCATTATGTTGATTCTGCCTGCACTGTGATTGAATCTCAATATGTAAATTAGTTTGTCAACGAGCATGACACATTTCAGGTCAAGGAAAGCAATGCCATGGACTGGccttattcatttttaaataatttttgcaTGGGAAGAGATTTTACAGCTGTACAGACTGCATTCACACTTAGCTGGGCTCCACCTCCAGATGTGGTCTGGCCGGTCAGATTGCATTCAGATCACAACAGCCTCTCTCGTGAGTTAACACCTTTCTTATCCACAAAGGAAATCCAGATAAAAGTCGCATTTCAATGCCAGGTGTAAACAGCCACCACACTACTGTCTGCTACTATGAATACTACAACAGGAGAGGAGTGATGACTCAGCAGATCATCCTGTAGTCGACTAGGGAGACTTTTCTACCCTGTGCCTGTCCTGGCAAACTCTCTCCCCTATAGTTGGGCTTGCATTTACAAATGTGCACGTCCTGTATCAGCTTACACAAATTaggtttttaaccctctgaactccacAACCTTCCGGTGCGTTTGAAATGTCATGGTttgaattaataaattattctttttaaatgaccaaaattacacCATGTATCATGTAGCAAGAAGgtataaaacagaatttatcgCCAGATTTTTTCACTTTTGACTATCCTTGAAGAGAATTTTGTGTGATAAATGATTCAAttggtaaaaatgacaaattctgACCTTTTAATAGctttatttaaatcaaaatcaCTTACGCTGttcacacagaacagagaggagaggacaagagaggttgctaaaatgtaaatagctTAAAATGTATCACAAGTTGTTTTTCcagattccattttattctgatcattgtaaaataaattggtGAAGAAATTCAAATTcatgatttatggcattataacgGTGTTATACtgagacatttttgagttatcCCTTCTCCTAGCCATGATTGTCCCGTTTCCCGAGGAGCAGGacatatttattgagatgaaaaACAAGATCACAGTGagtaaaaatgtcctgaaactgcctggggttcagagggttaaagacaaGACcgttaaagacaaaaatatccAGGTACAGATCACATTGAGGAAACTGTTGAAAACGAACCATCTCCGTCTTCTTTATGAAAATGCTGAACTGAGAGTCACTGTCTGCTTACCCGGCATTGATGGCGCAGGTTTCCTTTTTCCGGAGACGTCCAGCGTTCCCTCGTAGGCCACTGTGATGTCATACACACCGTCCAGGTGGTGCCTCATGGACTCCAGGGCTATATGAGAGGCCTTCATCCTGGGTGTAAGTGTGTGCTTCAGGATCGCCAGACCTATGGAGAGGATCacaaataatgtgttatttattcaATCAGATTACCTGATTAAATACAGGATATATGAGTGATATGAGTGAGTATGAATCATGCCATATCAGACTAAGGAAGATGCTAGCCAAAGGCTTGGAACCTTTGTTATATGACATCTCCACATCTGTCCTTTCATTTCCTGTCCACTGTCAAAATAATGTCTCAGATCCCCTCCAAAATACCTTAaggcaaataaataatatgGAAAAATAGATTAATGGCGGGAGGTGAGCTTTATGTGAATGCTTGTGTTTTGGTCAGTTACTGCACAGTCTGTTGTTCCTCTGTTGATGTGGCACCAccctctgttcactaatacctCACTAATAGCAGATAATGTCATGTGCACATGTCGGCTCTCCAGAGCGATTTATTTGGATTAATGGGGGAAGGTGATATTCAGAGCTGTGGTCCAGAGATAGGCTTAATCTCTGCAGAATGGATGCAGTTTGTGAGTGCACCTAAAGTCAACAGCATCATAGTAGTCATGTTGatgcaacaaaatgtatttagctGTATAATTGTAAAGCCATACATACTAAAATCACCATTTAAAATCGGTTAATTTCACTTCCTCATGCTgctaaaataaccaaaagagaCATCTCTTTCAATCAGATTCTTTGTGAGCAATACATTTTCTCTTCTCGACCAGCAGCAAGTGCATTTTGTCCTCAAAACTTTGAGCTGCACCAGCTGGAATATTTAATAAGCAGTATTGGTGGTTGATTCTTGGCATCACACCAGTTatcaaatgattaaaaatgaatagaggtttttatgtttataacaCTCTACTAATTCATTATGTAACAAAAAGGCATGACCAAAATTGTCCAACAGACCAGATCTAATTTTCactattataatataattataaacagCATTGATTTAACCTGAAAACTTTGaaatcaagatttaaaaaaataaaaaaatctgtactCATGTGATGTTCATTGGTCAAACAGTAGCTTGCATGGTGATCACAGGTCACACAACAAAACTTTGTCAGCTGTTTTACGAACTGAGGGGGGCTGTGCTGAATTAGTATGCAACAGTACAGCAGTAAATGGCTGCGGAAATGCCAGTACCTTCTTTCGTAGCAAAAGCCTGACTGTCAGCGATAACATTCTTGAGCTCTGGATTATACCGAGTTCCTTCTGGGAAGATGACAAGGTACATCTGTGGGGAGAAAAACACTTGAAATCAAAGCCTCTTCAGTATTTGGTTTTTATTGCACTGTCCAAAACTCCAACTTCTAATGCTGACAGGATTTTTGACCAAGAAACATGGAAACCAAACTCTGAAGTTTCCCTCTGAAGTAGACAGTTTTTATTACCTTGTTCtttaaaatttcaaaaaactgaaatgaaaaatgagttTGTGGTGATGTAGACCCTACTGCTGTATCACTTCCTCTttccaacatttaaaaaaacatgtctatGTTTAACTCCAGACCAACAATTATTGCAAGGTGTTACCCTTCTGAAATTTAAGAATGCTTATGAATCAACAGTTCAATGTTACAGTTAACTTTAATAACATTGTTTATGACAACTGATTAGGTTTACTTTAACTTCCATATCTTAACAATAGACCATTCATAGTGTAATTTCATCAGGACCacttattacacacacacacacacacacacacacacacacacacacacacacacacacacacacacacacacacactaactaatCCCAAAATCCCctaaaagtgattaaaaacaaGCCCTttcaacacaataacacacactgcAAGTGAACCCTACTGCCTCCAATAACCGATTATCCTTCTCATTTCATTGGCGTCATCAGATGTTCTGCTTGTACAAACTAAAAAACTATTCACATCAACATCCTTCTGACAAGTAGGAAGACATGACCACAGACAGTGTCTCAACCTTTCAGAATATGTGTGCATGTAGTCAACAGGCTAATTTAGACATAaagcatttataaagtgctCAAACTTACCGGTGCTCCAGATTGAGTCAGAGTGAGTAGCTTCTTCTTCATTGCTTTTTCATTAAACTTTGCACTTCGTTTCACATAAGCTCCTCCATGCTAAAACAGAAAGATAATCAAATGAGAACAGCTGTGAGGAATGTGATTCAAGTTGCATTCATGTCTCTACATCTGTAATTTACAGAATGACATTCAAATACTCACACAGGTGCATTACCTGAGCGAAATACCATCCGTACAGTGGGAGCCACTTGAGTCCATCTTTAAGGACGTATCTGACATGTCCGAGAGCGCTCTGCCTGATGGCGAGCATGTCAGCAATGATCCAGTCCGCTACAAAGAAAGCCATTGGTAGATATTAGATATTTGCTTCAACCGGTGCTTTACTCTTGACCGAAATTTTAAAATCCAAATGTATTACCTGTGCACTGGTGATTAGACAGGTAGATCACATTCTCTTTGTTCTTTGGTATATCTCCATATATAACAACctacagaagaaaagaaagaatgcaggttaaatgTATTAGCGAGTTTGTAAACTTATTTTACATTGAGataaagatttgtttttattttgttgtcaaatTATTTAAACTCCATCTGGGATTTGGCGCCAGTTCATACTGATTTTGCCCACTTTTGCAAAAACTAAACCAGCATGGACTGCTGCAGCCAAGATGATTCATTAAAAAGCTTCATTCTAATCTATTCATGTAGCCTCCAGTTGGTGGGACAGTTtgttacacaataacacataataCCAGGGATGACAGTTTACTACCTACAACACCATCAATGGATTTTTTTCCAGCGAACTTTAACGTACAAAAATACCAAGCATACAAGGAGTGGCAATTAAAGCGCAAAGAATGCATCCAGTTCATCTAGTTGTTCAAGAACTTGTTTATTAGCCTCTGTGTCTGGTTTCACTTTACATCTTGAGGTTAACAACAATTGCAGACACTTGCAGAAATTCACAGTCCTGCATGGGTTGTGCATGAAATATTAATTGCAAGTTTAAAGCCTGCAGGCTCAGCCAGTCATGCATATGTCACTTAtaactgtgtccttgtatttctaTCATTAGACTAGATAAGTGTGTAGAGTTGTCCATTCTTGATAAACAGATTTCCAAACATGATGGTCACACGCGACTTAACAGGCAAATTGCACGTTAACATGCAGTAAATTAAGGACCACTCACCTCAACTCCTGTGTAGTTTTCAAAGAAGAACAGGACCATACTCTGGTACATGGAGTACAGTCGGTCGTCCAGCTTGTGATACATCCTCGCTGGTAAGACAGTTGACAGCAAGCGCCAAGCCCCCCATGACAGCAGATAAGCTGGGGCTGTTCCCAGCATGATCGTGGCTGGAAACCAGTACCGCAGCGAGTATGTGTGCACAACCAAGGAGAGCAGCATGGTCCCACCTCTGACTCCACTAAAGTAACAAAAAATCCCTGAAGTAGACTGTAGGACTTACTCTCTGACCAGTATGATTAAGTTGCAGATCCTATCTATCCCACAACACACATGGCCTACTTTCAGCACACCTGTCCTGACAAGTCAGCATAAGAAAGTGtaaaagctgcagcagagagggGAGTGAGGAGCTAGCTGGCTAAAGCTAATTTTAACCTTGTGTGCAAAAGGCAGTTAGCCAAGTCGGCTTAATCGCTAACGATAACACATAgtgcaatagaaaaaaaataaaaaaataactggaGTTAACTGATAAGAATCATCATTTCATTAGAGCAAACTAGAAAACCACGTCAACCCGAACATTTATAagttgagattaaaaaagagCGTTAGCCTACTATTTAGCAATACAGGAAGTTTTACCTTACGCTACATTTGATATAAACTGTCTTCTCTGATGCGAATACGATTACAAAGTGTAACGCAAACGTCAGCTGAGTGgctaaaatgcaaaatattatctcttttcttccctaattcttcttctttatccGGCTACTAGCTCTTCATAAACTAGCTTCTTGCAGCAAATGTCACACACGCCTCCTCACGTAATGCCTACGTAATGTAACATCGGCAAAGCTGATTGGTCAGAAGACGTAGTAGAGTCCAGCCAATGGGCGGAGCGTATTATGCATTCTATAATTAAAGGGCTATAACGCTTTTTTCCcttctattttatacagtatgtttttttccccctttagggTTTGCGTGCCTTTCCACTATATTGCACAAATTACATAAAacaagtggtggaaaaagtactctgagcttttacttaagtaaaataactaaaaccaCAGTTTATAAAAACGTTGCAAgtcttgtattttttattttattataattttatataaacTGATGTTTACTTCTCCATGTAGAATATTACTTCCTAgtgcaattattttttgttaataatatatttttggtaatcatattttgtatttaattatcAGATTGTGTTCTTATTTTGctgtatattattttacttttgggCAACTTGTCACAGGCATTTCCTCAgcgattaataaagttttatcttatctcatcttatcttatttcagtttttacttaAGTGAAAAGTACTTAAGTATTACCTTCAAAATATACTGATATAGTATTGGATTATAATGAACGATGCACTTATGTACTCATCACTTTTATGTTGCAGCTGGTGAAGGTGAAGCTCATTTAAAATACATACTGTATGCTGCTTGATAGTTTCTCATGCTTTGTTGTAATTTAGAGAAAACGTAAGTACATGTACTTTATTTCACATCCATGCATAGCACATAATACCCTACCTACTTCCAATTGTATAATATTTTGAAATCCAAGTAAGTAATTAGTAATGTTAGTAATGTTTGCAGTGAAGGTGGGGAGATTACAGAGGGTGTTGCTCAGTATGCTATCAGCCATATTGTGCTGACCTGgagtaaaattatataaaagctCTTTATTATAGTGGGCTTGGCCTGATAAAGTGGCTCCAAAAGTTGAGTGCAAAGGCAAAGAGGCAAGTAAATGTCAGCTAAAAAGGGATAGAAGATAAAAGTAATTTCTTCATCTACTTGGCAACTCActgttctttatctttttttgctttatacCTTATGAGCCTAACATGCATGTATTAAACAGCAGTGGTAGGAGAAgagcttttacttcagtaatagTAGTAGAACCATAGTGTAGCGATTCTGTTACATGTAAAAGTCAAAAGTATTAGCAAAAAAACATGctcaaagtaccaaaagtaaaagtactcaataTGCAGAATGGTCAATTTCAGCATCATACATATAAACATTAGTGATGCATCACTGTGTTCATGTTATTCTAATAACTTTATATACTGCTGGATGGCTCAATATACCATAGTACATGATAGTGATTTGTTGATTTATATGTATTAATGATCTAAATCAgcaaagtaactagtaactaaagctttgAAATAAATGGAGTAAATAGTACAATATGTACCTCtgaaatatagtggagtagaagtatatcAAGTGGCATAAATTGGAAATTatcaagtacaaatacctcaaaattgtaattgGGTACAgtgtttgagtaaatgtattgtattacatttcaccactgagaAAAGGTAACAGTGGTGTATATGTCAAAACAGTTAATCCTCTAAAGTAAGATTGgcatacatttaaagtaaagAATTATAGTAGTTGATTCAATTTGTTATTTTCCATCTCTGCTGCTTAAATATGACAAGTGTGAGTACAAGAGGTGATACATCATCTTATTCGTTTGCCGTCTGTCACCCAGTGACACTGCATTGCAGACTTTTGACAGATTGATCCATCAAACCACTGTGCTGCGTCAAAACCAAGACATTATTCCCCAAAGGGTGTTTCATTTATGACTGTGAGAAAACAGTTAAATTAACTCGcctaaattaaatttcaataacACCtggaaaatcagaaaaatacataaaagaacATAAGAAAATGATCAATATCAAAAGAATTTGCAAAGTatttattaacaataaaatcacaaaacataCCTATAATGATACAGTGTATGATCTTTATTAGAGTGTTAAACTGgctcagtaaatatttttaagatCACATTGTTATATAAAAAATCTCAAAGTTCAATCACATGTCTTTttgttaaatacaaaaaaaaggaaataataaagGATCTAAATGCAATAAGTCTTTAATGTTTCACAGTAACTTGAAGCATTGTTGAATAGTTTATAGT
Encoded here:
- the agpat5 gene encoding 1-acyl-sn-glycerol-3-phosphate acyltransferase epsilon, encoding MLLSLVVHTYSLRYWFPATIMLGTAPAYLLSWGAWRLLSTVLPARMYHKLDDRLYSMYQSMVLFFFENYTGVEVVIYGDIPKNKENVIYLSNHQCTADWIIADMLAIRQSALGHVRYVLKDGLKWLPLYGWYFAQHGGAYVKRSAKFNEKAMKKKLLTLTQSGAPMYLVIFPEGTRYNPELKNVIADSQAFATKEGLAILKHTLTPRMKASHIALESMRHHLDGVYDITVAYEGTLDVSGKRKPAPSMPEFLCKECPRVHIHFDRVDIKEIPSEPLFFRRWLHERFEIKDRLLTDFYESKDEDKTCKFPGGGKHSPLNLSKTLPSVIILGGLTLPLLLTENGRKLYVRTWVYGTLLGWLWVNAFP